GTCCTACCCTCCGGCGCACTAACCGGTCGAAGAACTCCGCCACCGCCGCCCGCTCGACCGTGACGTGCGAAAAGCGCCCGGCCGCGCGGGGGCTTTCGACTCAACTGTCGTATGGCTACTATCAGGCACCAATCGCCTACTTTGGCGATTTTCGTCATGCACCGATCGTTGAGGAGAGTGTCCTGCACGTGGCTGGATTGGGCAGGGTCGGGCGACGACGAACGGGCACCGTGGGCGACGGGAACGGGTTATCGGGGCCGGCCGGCGGCGGGCCGCGGCGGCCGGCCGGTGGCCGCCGACTGCCATTGCGTACCGTGCTGATCATCATCGTGATCGTGCCGAGCATGACCTTTGCCCCACTGTTGAGTTCCGGCATGTTCCAACTGGCCAATCAGTGGCAGGCCGAGAAGGCCCAGATGGACCTGGCCACCAACACCGTCGGCAGGCCTGCGGCCAACCTGTTCTTCAGCTTTGACCAGGAGCGACGGCTCACCGCGGAGCTGCAGGCCAACCCCGACGGCGCAGCCCGCGGCAGGCTTGCCAAGCAGCGCGCGGAGACGGACAAGGCCGTGAGCGCCTTCCGTCCGCTGGCAGCCCTGGACACCACCGACGCACAGGAGGGTCTCGGCGACGCCATCGCCCGGACCGACCGCAGCCTCGGCCTCCTCGACCAGCAGCGCCAGGCGGTGGACGCCGGTTGGTCCAGCGAGCAGAAGGCGTTCGACTACTACAGCGGCGTCCTCGAGTCGGACCTCAGCGTGTTGGTCGCCCTCAGCCAGACCGAGCACGCCGAGGTGAGCAGTAAGGCGCAGACCCTGGTCGACCTCTTCTGGGTCATCGACATGATCGGCCGCGAAGACGCCATTCTGGCCCGGGGCTGGGAGAAGGGGCACCTGACGAGGGACGAGTACGGCCTCGTCACGGACGCCATCGGCACCAGGAAGCACCTCCTGCAGTCCCGGGTGATCCCCAGTCTCACCGGCAACGAGAGCCAGTACGGGAAGCTGACGACCAGTAAGGCGTGGCAGACCATGACCGCTCTGGAGGGGCGGCTGGTCACCTCCGAGGGCAACGCCGAGAGCGACCAGGTCACGCTCCCCGAGGCCCGCCCCGTATGGCGCTCTTCGGTGGACACGGTCACCGAGCAACTGCTGCAACTCCTCAGCCTCCGGCTCGAAAACGTCGCCAAGATCGGCTACGGCCACGCGAACACGATCTTCGTGATCTTCATCAGCATCACCACCGTGGGTCTGCTCGCCCTGGGTCTGGTGATCTTCACCAGCTGGCGCCTCACCGCCGTTCTTCGCCGACGCATCCTCCACCTGCGCCAGGAAGCCCTGGAACTCCAGGAGCGGCTGCCCAGTGTGGTCACCCGGCTGGAGCGCGGCGAGGACGTCGACGTGGACGCCGAAGTGCGCATGGTCGAGCCCACCCCCGACGAGCTCGGCGAGCTCGGGCAGGCCCTCAACCTGGCGCGACGCAGCGCTGTCCTCACCGCCGTACGGCAGGCCGAACAACACCGCGGCTTCCAGCGCATGCTCCAGCGCATCGCCCGCCGTACCCAGATCCTCATCGGCCTCCAGCTGAAGAAGCTGGACGAACTGGAACGCAAGCACGAGGACCCCGAGGTGCTGGAGGGCCTGTTCGACCTGGACCATCTCACCGCCCGGCTGCGCCGCTACGAGGAGAACCTGGTGATCCTCGGCGGCGGACAGCCGCAGCGCCGCTGGCGCAAGCCAGTGCGCCTGCTCGACGTCCTGCGCGCCGCGCAAGGCGAGGTCCAGGACTACCGGCGGATCGCGATCGAGGTCGATGGCGAACCCTGGGTGGCCGAGCGCGCGGTGGGGCCGCTGGTCCACGTCCTGGCGGAGCTGATGGAGAACGCCACCGCCTTCTCCAAGCCGCTCACCCCGGTCGAGGTGCGGGCCGCACCGGTCAGCCGGGGCATCGCCGTGGAGATCGAGGACCGCGGCCTGGGCATGGAACCCGAGCAGTACGCCGCCGCCAACGCCCTGATGAAGTCGCCGCCGCAGCTCGACGTGATGACCCACGCCGACGATGTGCGTTTCGGCCTGTACGTGGTCGCTCGGCTCTCCATGGGCCTGGGTCTCCAGGTGGAACTGCGGCCGTCCGCCTTCGGCGGCACCCGTGTCATCGTGCTGCTCCCGGAACCGCTGGTGGTGGAGCGCCCCCGCGCGGTACCCGCGCCGGCCGCGCTCCCCGAGGAGGTCTCCCAGGGCCCTGCCGATCCGCAGCCCCACCCCCGGGAAGGTACGGCCGGTCCCCGCCCGCCGTACGGGGAAGCGCAGTTGCCGACTCGCTCCAGAGGACGCGCGATGGCATACGTGACAGCACCCGCCGCCGGATCGCCGGATCGCGACGACGCACCCCCGTCGTCCGACCCCCAGCCGCTGCCCCAGCGGGTGCGCCAGGCCAACCTGGTCACCGAGCTCAAAGTTCCGGCGGACAGGGACGAACAGACGAACCAGGACATCTGGGCCGTACGGGACCAGCCCCGCCGATCCAGTGCCACGATCGGCGCGTTCCAGAGGCAGTCCCGCAGGCGCCGGACCGGCGACGATGCCTTCCATCCCCGGCCGAACGGATCCTCCGAGCCCAGTTCCCCTACGACGGAAGATTGAAGATGACGCAGCGAACCACCGCCACCGACGCGGGCCTGGACTGGCTCCTGGACGGCCTGGTCAATCAGGTCGCGGGCACCCGGCACGCCATCGTGCTGTCCGACGACGGGCTGGTGATCAGCCGGTCCCAGACCATCGAACGCTCGGACGCCGAACGCCTCGCCGCGATCGCCACCGGCCAGCAGAGCCTGGCTCGCGGCGTGGGGCAGCTCTTCAACGGCGGGCCGGTCCACCAGGTCATCATCGAGATGGCCGACCTGTGGTTGTTCGTCACAGCTGCGGGCCGCGGCACCCATCTGGCCGTGGTCGCGTCCCAGGAGGTCGACGCCGAACTGATGACCGTCGCGATGCACACCCTGGTCCAGCAGGTCGGCCAGAAGCTGGGAACCGACACACGCACCCCGCGGCCCGATGACGCGGGGAGACACGGATGAGGCACTGGACGGAGGGCTTCGACGACGATGACGCCGACGAGCCCCTTGTCCGTCCCTATACGATCACCGGCGGCCGAACCACGTCCGAGCGGGACGACCTGACGCTGATCACCCTGGTGACGACGATCTCCGAGGTCTCGCCGGAGACCGGACACGGCCTGCGCAGAATGCAGCCGGAGCACCGCACCATCCTCGCTCTGGGCAAGCGGCCCCTGGCGGTGGCCGAAGTCGCCTCCGCGCTGAACCTCCCGGTGTCAGTGACCAAGATCCTCATAGGCGATCTGATCGAGGCCGGTCAGTTGCGGGCCCGGCCACCACTGGCTTTCGCACAGGCAGGCGGTTTCCCCAGCATGACAATCCTTGAGGCGGTGAGGGATGGACTACGCAATCTCTGACCACGGGGACGCTGCTCCCCTGGCAGTGAAGATCCTTATCGCCGGTGGGTTCGGCGTCGGGAAGACCACCCTGGTCGGCGCGGTGAGCGAGGTCGCCCCACTACGTACCGAGGAGTACCTGACCCACGCCAGCGTCGGCGTCGACGATCTGGAAGGGGTGAGCGGCAAGTCCACCACGACCGTCGCGCTGGACTTCGGGCGCATCACCATCAACAGCGAACTCGTGCTCTACCTGTTCGGCACCCCCGGGCAGGAACGCTTCTGGTTCATGTGGAACGACCTTGTCAACGGAGCGATGGGCGCGGTCGTCCTGGTCGACACCCGCCGGCTGGATGTGAGCTTCGCGTCGATCGACTTCTTCGAGAGCCGCGGCATCCCCTTCGTCGTGGGCGTCAACTGCTTCCATGGCGT
This window of the Nonomuraea africana genome carries:
- a CDS encoding DUF742 domain-containing protein, translating into MRHWTEGFDDDDADEPLVRPYTITGGRTTSERDDLTLITLVTTISEVSPETGHGLRRMQPEHRTILALGKRPLAVAEVASALNLPVSVTKILIGDLIEAGQLRARPPLAFAQAGGFPSMTILEAVRDGLRNL
- a CDS encoding roadblock/LC7 domain-containing protein, whose product is MTQRTTATDAGLDWLLDGLVNQVAGTRHAIVLSDDGLVISRSQTIERSDAERLAAIATGQQSLARGVGQLFNGGPVHQVIIEMADLWLFVTAAGRGTHLAVVASQEVDAELMTVAMHTLVQQVGQKLGTDTRTPRPDDAGRHG
- a CDS encoding GTP-binding protein, with protein sequence MDYAISDHGDAAPLAVKILIAGGFGVGKTTLVGAVSEVAPLRTEEYLTHASVGVDDLEGVSGKSTTTVALDFGRITINSELVLYLFGTPGQERFWFMWNDLVNGAMGAVVLVDTRRLDVSFASIDFFESRGIPFVVGVNCFHGVRDRTQEEIRRALDLDPQVPLVLCDARDRTAGRDVLLALIDHLMATQSRTAPHPVA
- a CDS encoding nitrate- and nitrite sensing domain-containing protein; amino-acid sequence: MTVHHGSTGLANAEPYVESLSEAFQHRDGFAPVVVGPILALRSETLAPAPRALPLCTGTSAKIKLINRQMYGRAGFAPPARGSCAQRPPTVTTELVPEPKPYSPTLRRTNRSKNSATAARSTVTCEKRPAARGLSTQLSYGYYQAPIAYFGDFRHAPIVEESVLHVAGLGRVGRRRTGTVGDGNGLSGPAGGGPRRPAGGRRLPLRTVLIIIVIVPSMTFAPLLSSGMFQLANQWQAEKAQMDLATNTVGRPAANLFFSFDQERRLTAELQANPDGAARGRLAKQRAETDKAVSAFRPLAALDTTDAQEGLGDAIARTDRSLGLLDQQRQAVDAGWSSEQKAFDYYSGVLESDLSVLVALSQTEHAEVSSKAQTLVDLFWVIDMIGREDAILARGWEKGHLTRDEYGLVTDAIGTRKHLLQSRVIPSLTGNESQYGKLTTSKAWQTMTALEGRLVTSEGNAESDQVTLPEARPVWRSSVDTVTEQLLQLLSLRLENVAKIGYGHANTIFVIFISITTVGLLALGLVIFTSWRLTAVLRRRILHLRQEALELQERLPSVVTRLERGEDVDVDAEVRMVEPTPDELGELGQALNLARRSAVLTAVRQAEQHRGFQRMLQRIARRTQILIGLQLKKLDELERKHEDPEVLEGLFDLDHLTARLRRYEENLVILGGGQPQRRWRKPVRLLDVLRAAQGEVQDYRRIAIEVDGEPWVAERAVGPLVHVLAELMENATAFSKPLTPVEVRAAPVSRGIAVEIEDRGLGMEPEQYAAANALMKSPPQLDVMTHADDVRFGLYVVARLSMGLGLQVELRPSAFGGTRVIVLLPEPLVVERPRAVPAPAALPEEVSQGPADPQPHPREGTAGPRPPYGEAQLPTRSRGRAMAYVTAPAAGSPDRDDAPPSSDPQPLPQRVRQANLVTELKVPADRDEQTNQDIWAVRDQPRRSSATIGAFQRQSRRRRTGDDAFHPRPNGSSEPSSPTTED